In [Leptolyngbya] sp. PCC 7376, a genomic segment contains:
- a CDS encoding mechanosensitive ion channel family protein → MSSLSLLNQLVFLAQTSEVEQPLSDNLLTDITFGKVAQAATTVAIAYGSFWMIQVATEWLSERVPRRFRLTIKQALPFWKASILIVTLSYLLNLFLNLSEANLLALTGTIAVALGFAFKDYASSVIAGLLALFEAPYRMGDRIQIADHYGEVVGYGLRGIKIQTPDDNVVTIPHNTTWTEPISNANTGQLEAQVATSFYFAHHADAEKIVSILYQAAYSSKYTQLKLPIVVVMEEHYWGTQFKLRCYPMDARDEFVYKTDLIRRAKQAFQRHKLPYPEFMRIVNEEGMGGELLR, encoded by the coding sequence ATGTCGAGTTTATCCTTGCTGAATCAACTTGTGTTTTTAGCGCAAACGAGTGAAGTTGAGCAGCCTTTATCTGACAATCTCCTCACGGATATCACCTTCGGCAAAGTGGCACAAGCTGCAACTACAGTGGCGATCGCCTACGGTAGTTTCTGGATGATTCAGGTGGCGACGGAATGGTTATCAGAGCGAGTACCCCGGCGGTTTCGGCTAACCATTAAACAAGCACTGCCCTTTTGGAAAGCATCCATCCTCATTGTCACGCTATCCTATCTGCTCAATCTTTTTCTAAATTTATCCGAAGCAAATCTCCTTGCCCTCACTGGAACCATTGCCGTTGCCCTCGGTTTCGCGTTTAAGGATTATGCGAGCTCTGTGATTGCGGGTTTGCTCGCGTTATTTGAAGCCCCCTATCGGATGGGCGATCGCATCCAAATTGCCGACCATTATGGCGAAGTGGTGGGCTATGGTTTACGGGGTATCAAAATCCAAACGCCCGACGATAATGTTGTGACTATTCCCCACAACACCACTTGGACAGAGCCAATTTCTAATGCCAATACCGGACAGCTTGAAGCGCAGGTGGCGACAAGTTTTTATTTTGCGCACCATGCCGATGCCGAGAAAATTGTATCCATCCTCTACCAAGCTGCCTATAGCAGTAAATACACTCAGCTCAAACTCCCAATCGTAGTGGTGATGGAGGAGCATTATTGGGGGACACAGTTTAAGCTCCGCTGTTACCCGATGGATGCACGGGATGAATTTGTTTATAAAACCGATTTAATTCGTCGTGCTAAACAGGCTTTTCAACGGCACAAATTGCCTTATCCAGAATTTATGAGAATAGTTAATGAAGAAGGAATGGGTGGCGAGTTACTCAGGTAA
- a CDS encoding helix-turn-helix domain-containing protein translates to MHSAAQSLKQYLQSRFQKDTTVAEANDGLVMLPDVLENQIAKKLQALPSPTPYQETVKTEISAAIEAWQQNLDAPNSLVLLGNPVEPIANILNDSLRQWVDPPASIITPLRCVERPLDPWQLKRKVEGALMPYAQIEPPETKDTDQQPEPNSLDNRKTLILVPCLEQCFLRCIGGWESIEYLRDIAIHHRNCFWVMGCNHWAWNFLDFVCQVSAYFSEVKALPELDGEMLKDWLDPVVKTIIATPEKEKVSEEEEGDRPEYWDVLARKSLGVSSVAKSLWLQSLRIEAEIIEETEDLRDLKLLGQDTDQKEELNLLEVRPTLPNLPTLSGNDRYLLHSLLIHGHMTRAHLAFSLGQQEGQIQSAIQALLRKGLLERANGGLRVEATHYAKLKMELSNNNFFVGDD, encoded by the coding sequence ATGCATTCCGCAGCTCAATCCCTCAAACAATATCTCCAGTCACGCTTTCAGAAAGATACGACCGTCGCTGAAGCAAATGATGGGCTCGTGATGCTGCCGGATGTCCTCGAAAATCAAATCGCAAAAAAATTACAAGCCTTACCCAGTCCAACGCCCTACCAAGAGACTGTCAAAACTGAAATTAGCGCCGCCATCGAGGCCTGGCAACAAAATCTTGATGCGCCCAATAGCTTAGTTTTATTGGGGAATCCCGTCGAACCGATCGCCAACATTTTGAATGACAGTCTGCGGCAATGGGTTGATCCACCCGCCTCGATTATTACGCCCCTGCGTTGTGTTGAACGTCCGTTGGATCCATGGCAACTAAAACGAAAGGTCGAAGGTGCATTAATGCCCTACGCTCAGATTGAACCGCCTGAGACAAAAGACACAGATCAACAACCTGAACCAAATTCTCTTGACAATCGCAAAACGCTAATCTTAGTCCCTTGTTTAGAACAATGTTTTCTGCGCTGTATCGGTGGCTGGGAAAGCATTGAATATCTGCGGGATATCGCCATTCACCATCGCAATTGTTTTTGGGTAATGGGCTGCAACCATTGGGCTTGGAATTTTTTGGATTTTGTGTGCCAAGTGAGTGCCTATTTCAGTGAGGTGAAAGCTTTACCTGAACTGGATGGTGAGATGCTCAAAGATTGGCTAGATCCAGTTGTCAAGACAATTATTGCCACGCCGGAGAAAGAAAAAGTATCTGAAGAGGAGGAGGGCGATCGCCCTGAATATTGGGATGTTCTCGCTCGTAAATCTTTAGGGGTAAGCAGCGTTGCGAAAAGCTTATGGTTGCAAAGCTTACGGATCGAGGCAGAGATTATTGAGGAGACAGAGGATTTACGAGATTTGAAATTGCTGGGGCAAGATACCGACCAGAAAGAAGAACTGAATCTACTCGAAGTGCGTCCCACTTTACCGAATTTGCCCACACTCAGTGGCAATGATCGATATTTATTGCACTCGCTCCTGATCCACGGGCACATGACTCGTGCTCATCTGGCCTTTAGTTTGGGACAACAAGAAGGACAAATCCAATCAGCCATTCAAGCATTATTGCGAAAGGGTTTACTCGAACGGGCTAATGGAGGTTTACGGGTGGAGGCAACCCATTACGCCAAGCTCAAAATGGAATTGAGCAATAACAATTTCTTTGTGGGGGATGACTAA
- a CDS encoding DMT family transporter, protein MVGEISALTAAFIWSVSSIVYDKIIAKTKASATLISFYRGFFSLPFFVVSLLILEPTLPQLSSLQWWYLSLSAILGITIGDTALFLSFQDVGVRKALLLQTLTPLFGAFFAWIFLNESLSAYGLMGIPLTLLGIVWVISERAAAGRSPHLWRGIIWGLISTSSQGLGAIFVREMLDNGDISPLWSSTFRMALGTIILGIWLIYKGSMTFNLLSARQWQGIASASFGGSFVGLWLHQTAFQFAPVGIAATLLGTSPLFAVGISLYLREKVTWRSLGGVMLALMGIGLLLIRQ, encoded by the coding sequence ATGGTCGGGGAAATTTCAGCCCTTACTGCAGCATTTATCTGGTCCGTTTCGTCGATTGTTTACGACAAAATCATTGCCAAAACAAAAGCCTCTGCGACTTTGATTAGTTTCTATCGCGGCTTTTTTAGTTTGCCGTTTTTTGTGGTGAGTCTTCTAATCCTAGAGCCAACTTTGCCACAGCTCAGTTCTTTGCAATGGTGGTACCTGAGTCTGAGCGCAATCCTTGGGATTACGATAGGCGATACAGCTCTCTTTCTGTCATTCCAGGATGTCGGTGTCCGCAAAGCGTTATTACTCCAAACGCTCACGCCTCTATTTGGCGCATTTTTCGCCTGGATATTTCTCAATGAATCTCTATCTGCCTATGGCTTGATGGGCATCCCATTAACATTGCTCGGCATTGTTTGGGTCATTAGTGAGAGGGCAGCAGCAGGGCGATCGCCACATTTATGGCGAGGAATTATATGGGGTTTAATTTCCACAAGTTCTCAAGGTCTCGGGGCAATTTTTGTGCGAGAAATGCTTGATAACGGCGATATTAGTCCCCTATGGAGCAGTACTTTTCGGATGGCGCTGGGCACAATCATTCTTGGTATTTGGCTGATTTACAAAGGGTCAATGACGTTTAATTTGCTATCCGCACGGCAATGGCAAGGTATTGCTAGCGCGTCATTTGGTGGATCATTTGTAGGTCTATGGTTACATCAAACAGCCTTTCAATTTGCACCTGTCGGTATTGCCGCAACACTCTTAGGCACATCACCTCTATTTGCCGTCGGTATCAGTCTCTATCTCCGCGAAAAAGTGACTTGGCGATCGCTCGGCGGAGTAATGCTTGCGTTAATGGGCATCGGGTTATTGCTCATACGGCAATAG
- a CDS encoding VOC family protein → MGIRESYARGIFNWVDLMTADPAAAEEFYGKLFGWEFDHRPMPNGDYYAIAQKNGRDVTAIFGLPEDKKEQGIPPHWQSYINTPDLDETVVTWEAKGGKVLAPPFDVMSAGRMAVVQDPTGAVVNLWQAKEHIGAGVVNEPNTFSWAELQTWDGPTATDFYEEVFGWEIEMDEKPPHYVTAKVDGHMNCGFFDMSKTELPRTIPATWATYFNVENLDTAIATVTELGGAPLMEPIVLDVGRFTTIRDPQGAMVTLIELKVVDD, encoded by the coding sequence ATGGGGATTCGAGAAAGTTACGCTCGCGGCATTTTTAATTGGGTTGATTTGATGACGGCAGACCCAGCTGCTGCGGAAGAATTTTATGGCAAACTTTTTGGTTGGGAATTTGACCACCGACCTATGCCGAATGGTGACTACTATGCGATCGCCCAGAAAAATGGCCGGGATGTAACCGCAATCTTTGGGTTACCAGAAGATAAAAAAGAGCAGGGCATTCCTCCCCATTGGCAGAGCTATATTAATACGCCGGATTTGGATGAAACGGTAGTGACTTGGGAGGCAAAAGGTGGCAAGGTTTTGGCGCCTCCTTTTGATGTGATGTCGGCGGGACGAATGGCAGTGGTGCAAGATCCCACCGGGGCTGTGGTTAACCTATGGCAAGCAAAGGAACACATTGGTGCTGGTGTAGTCAATGAGCCGAATACTTTCTCTTGGGCCGAGCTGCAAACTTGGGATGGGCCAACAGCAACAGATTTTTATGAAGAGGTATTCGGCTGGGAAATCGAGATGGACGAGAAGCCTCCCCATTATGTGACCGCAAAAGTTGATGGCCATATGAATTGCGGCTTTTTTGATATGAGTAAGACGGAGTTGCCTCGCACAATTCCTGCTACTTGGGCGACTTATTTTAATGTCGAAAATCTCGATACGGCGATCGCCACGGTGACAGAGTTGGGTGGTGCGCCTTTGATGGAGCCGATTGTGTTGGATGTGGGTCGATTCACAACTATCCGCGATCCGCAGGGTGCAATGGTGACTCTAATCGAATTGAAAGTTGTAGATGATTAG
- a CDS encoding Hsp20/alpha crystallin family protein, which yields MSLVRFSPFSELETVHTQMNRILDELAGWQGDGKVAWRPSVELLDGDTELTLKASLPGLEKDGIDISLTRESVRISGEYNYHKEDHDKGVYHSEFSYGKFDRSIVLPVAIDHENASATFADGILTLTLPKVVPTSKKVVKLNLGEGTVSAEAPAIADSENESDVNS from the coding sequence ATGTCTTTAGTACGCTTTTCTCCTTTCTCTGAACTTGAAACTGTACACACTCAAATGAACCGTATCCTCGATGAACTTGCTGGGTGGCAAGGTGATGGAAAAGTAGCTTGGCGTCCTTCGGTAGAGCTACTTGATGGCGATACTGAGCTAACTCTAAAGGCGTCACTGCCTGGCCTAGAAAAAGATGGTATTGACATCAGCCTGACTCGCGAAAGTGTTCGTATCAGCGGCGAATATAACTATCACAAAGAAGACCATGACAAAGGGGTCTACCATTCTGAGTTCAGCTACGGTAAGTTTGATCGCTCTATTGTTCTACCCGTTGCCATCGACCATGAAAATGCGTCTGCGACGTTTGCTGATGGGATCTTGACACTTACTTTGCCTAAAGTTGTCCCAACTTCCAAAAAAGTGGTGAAGCTCAATCTTGGTGAAGGTACAGTGTCTGCTGAAGCACCAGCCATTGCAGACAGCGAAAATGAGAGCGACGTCAATAGCTAA
- the ilvD gene encoding dihydroxy-acid dehydratase has product MSENQNRRSRVVTEGHQRSPNRAMLRAVGFGDDDFKKPIVGLANGYSTITPCNMGINDLALRAESALRDAGAMPQMFGTITISDGISMGTEGMKYSLVSRDVIADSIETACNGQSMDAVLAIGGCDKNMPGAVLAIARMNIPAIFVYGGTIKPGHLDGEDLTVVSSFEAVGQFSAGKISEEKLMAIEKNACPGAGSCGGMFTANTMSSAFEAMGISLPYSSTMAAEDEEKAISTEESAKALVNAVKNQILPMDILTRKAFENAISVIMAVGGSTNSVLHLLAIANTIGVELTLDDFEEIRQRVPVFCDLKPSGKYVTTNLHKAGGIPQVMKMLLDQGLLHGDCMTITGKTVAENLADIPSEPPADQDVIRKFDNPLYKVGHLAILKGNLAQEGSVAKISGVKKPAITGPARVFESEEECLDAILAGKISAGDVIIVRYEGPKGGPGMREMLAPTSAIIGAGLGDSVGLITDGRFSGGTYGLVVGHVAPEAYVGGNIGLVKEGDSITIDANQLLLQINVSDEELAKRREAWTPRPPRYKRGVLGKYAKIVSSSSKGAVTDIDLF; this is encoded by the coding sequence ATGAGTGAGAATCAAAACCGACGTAGCCGTGTTGTAACCGAAGGCCATCAGCGGAGTCCGAACCGGGCAATGCTCCGTGCTGTGGGCTTTGGGGATGATGATTTTAAGAAGCCTATTGTGGGCCTCGCTAACGGCTATAGCACCATTACACCCTGCAATATGGGTATTAATGATTTGGCGTTGCGGGCGGAGTCTGCGCTGCGTGATGCTGGCGCGATGCCCCAAATGTTCGGGACGATCACGATTAGTGACGGGATTTCGATGGGTACTGAAGGGATGAAATATTCTCTCGTCTCCCGTGATGTAATTGCGGATTCCATCGAGACGGCCTGTAACGGCCAAAGTATGGATGCAGTCCTCGCGATCGGTGGTTGCGATAAGAATATGCCTGGTGCGGTTTTGGCGATCGCCCGGATGAATATCCCTGCAATTTTTGTTTATGGTGGCACCATTAAGCCGGGTCACCTCGACGGCGAAGATTTGACGGTTGTCAGTTCCTTTGAGGCTGTTGGTCAGTTTAGTGCTGGCAAGATTTCTGAAGAGAAATTAATGGCGATCGAGAAGAATGCTTGTCCTGGCGCGGGTTCCTGTGGCGGTATGTTCACGGCGAATACGATGTCCTCTGCATTTGAGGCGATGGGCATCAGTTTGCCTTACTCTTCCACTATGGCGGCGGAAGATGAGGAGAAAGCTATCAGCACTGAAGAGTCTGCAAAAGCTTTGGTGAATGCGGTTAAGAACCAAATTTTGCCGATGGACATTCTCACTCGCAAGGCGTTTGAAAATGCGATTTCCGTCATCATGGCTGTTGGTGGCTCCACAAACTCTGTTCTTCATTTGTTGGCGATCGCCAATACCATCGGCGTAGAACTCACCCTCGATGACTTCGAAGAAATTCGTCAGCGTGTCCCAGTATTCTGTGACCTCAAGCCTTCTGGGAAATACGTCACCACAAACCTCCACAAAGCAGGTGGTATTCCCCAAGTGATGAAGATGCTCTTGGATCAAGGCTTACTCCATGGCGACTGCATGACTATCACTGGCAAAACTGTTGCAGAAAACCTTGCAGACATTCCTAGTGAACCTCCTGCGGATCAAGATGTCATCCGCAAGTTCGACAATCCCCTTTATAAAGTTGGTCACCTGGCGATTCTCAAAGGTAATCTGGCTCAAGAAGGCTCTGTCGCGAAAATCAGTGGCGTTAAAAAGCCTGCAATCACTGGCCCCGCCCGCGTATTCGAATCTGAAGAAGAATGTCTCGATGCAATCCTCGCTGGCAAAATTAGTGCAGGCGATGTGATTATCGTTCGCTATGAAGGCCCCAAAGGTGGCCCCGGAATGCGTGAAATGTTGGCTCCCACCTCCGCAATTATTGGTGCAGGTCTCGGCGATTCCGTTGGTTTGATTACTGATGGCCGTTTCTCTGGCGGCACCTATGGTCTTGTGGTTGGACACGTTGCACCGGAAGCCTATGTTGGCGGCAATATTGGTCTCGTGAAAGAAGGCGACAGCATCACCATCGATGCCAACCAACTTCTCCTACAAATCAACGTATCCGATGAAGAGTTAGCAAAACGCCGTGAAGCATGGACTCCTCGTCCTCCTCGTTACAAGCGTGGTGTTCTCGGTAAGTATGCAAAGATCGTTTCTTCCAGCAGTAAAGGTGCTGTGACAGATATCGATCTATTCTAA
- a CDS encoding Uma2 family endonuclease, translating to MTALTSPQISLQDFLVCPETKPVSEYINGKIIQKPIPKGKHSRLQLKLCNRINAVTEDSQIAYALPELRCSFGDRSIVPDVAVFDWSRIPFEADGEVPDNFLLYPDWTIEILSPEQSPNRVTGNILYCLEHGCQLGWLIDPGDRSILIFQPNQQPQLLRENNQLIVLPNISLKLTVNEVFCWLKMMP from the coding sequence ATGACAGCTTTAACCTCACCGCAGATATCACTACAAGACTTTCTAGTATGTCCTGAAACTAAACCTGTTAGTGAATATATCAATGGCAAAATTATTCAAAAGCCAATACCCAAAGGAAAACATAGCCGTCTGCAACTAAAGCTATGTAATCGCATTAATGCTGTTACCGAAGATAGTCAGATTGCCTATGCTCTTCCAGAATTGCGCTGTAGTTTTGGCGATCGCTCCATTGTTCCGGATGTTGCTGTATTTGATTGGTCGCGTATTCCCTTTGAAGCAGATGGCGAAGTGCCGGATAATTTTCTGCTTTATCCCGACTGGACAATCGAAATTCTCTCACCAGAGCAAAGTCCCAATCGAGTCACTGGAAATATTTTGTACTGTTTAGAACATGGCTGTCAGTTGGGATGGCTTATCGATCCGGGTGATCGCTCAATCCTTATTTTTCAACCCAATCAACAACCTCAACTTTTGAGGGAAAATAATCAACTCATTGTTTTACCTAATATTTCTCTGAAACTTACTGTCAATGAAGTTTTTTGCTGGCTGAAGATGATGCCATAA
- a CDS encoding Uma2 family endonuclease: protein MNMPTAVQTYYSPEEYLELELNSEERHEYIDGEIIPMTGAMPNHNRIVGNFYATLNFALKRKPFDSFVNDQRLWIPAKNIYTYPDIMVVKGDLVFQMGRKDTITNPIMIVEVLSKSTESYDRGAKFQAYRSIPTFQEYVLIEQYSMQVERYYKTDNDEWLFTAYETAEDLLVLKTVPCEILLEDLYEKVDFTED from the coding sequence ATGAATATGCCAACAGCAGTTCAGACCTATTACTCGCCCGAAGAATATTTAGAATTAGAACTTAATTCTGAAGAGCGACATGAATATATCGATGGAGAAATAATTCCCATGACTGGCGCAATGCCAAACCACAACCGTATTGTGGGAAATTTCTATGCAACTTTGAACTTTGCTTTAAAACGAAAGCCTTTCGATTCGTTTGTGAATGATCAAAGGCTATGGATCCCAGCAAAAAATATTTATACCTATCCCGACATCATGGTCGTCAAGGGGGATTTGGTTTTTCAGATGGGACGCAAAGATACCATCACAAATCCGATCATGATTGTAGAAGTCCTTTCCAAATCAACTGAGTCTTATGATCGTGGCGCTAAGTTTCAAGCCTATCGCTCCATTCCTACTTTCCAAGAGTATGTTTTGATTGAACAATATTCGATGCAGGTAGAGCGGTATTACAAAACTGATAACGACGAATGGTTGTTTACGGCTTATGAGACAGCCGAAGATTTACTAGTGCTGAAAACTGTACCCTGTGAAATTTTGCTCGAAGATCTCTATGAAAAAGTTGATTTCACAGAAGACTGA
- a CDS encoding lipopolysaccharide assembly protein LapB, whose amino-acid sequence MNLQALREISDPNLRNTIHGYAQALEQFSALAKEPSIHNIFQLLLRRDAVDRSLHQTTKISLAEQSTCLAFINHLDNRLKQQADNITENGKLEECRQSRRPSETDWWWWLEPYISEATIHKYDRFDWVWNVGSCLCLIIATSFLTATIQAFSIVGGFDILQLFSTLSQATGLVLIAGGTLTDKGHRIVKQTLRRFNIPSYFHAEVILGGAVLMLIISFAVNQSLPIFAQHYYRQGLAAQENGNLYVAIQHYKEAIAFNSGSTAPHTRLAQVYQNLERFAEAEKEYKDGVLKGDVESINGLGTLILAVLAEGDEASEQGLFSELLDAEVLFRIGLNKVDPNNKQLESQLHTNLGITLLKRAVAERDPEKTQDELILDSDADHEILFADARHHLTKAIDLEKNLIATQAESFPGQGMAFCFLAALDVAEGRPNEGAQSWQYCQESAYPASIEQYEDVMRLGGKGVNMHLNTEHLLESGFKPDHHGSH is encoded by the coding sequence ATGAACCTTCAGGCTCTTAGAGAGATTTCTGATCCTAACTTGCGCAATACTATCCATGGTTATGCCCAGGCCCTGGAGCAATTTAGTGCATTAGCGAAGGAGCCATCTATACATAATATTTTTCAGCTATTGTTGCGGCGTGATGCGGTGGATCGGAGTTTACATCAAACCACAAAAATTTCCTTAGCAGAGCAATCAACTTGTCTTGCCTTTATTAATCATCTCGATAATCGTCTCAAACAACAGGCCGATAACATTACTGAGAATGGCAAATTAGAAGAATGTCGCCAAAGCCGGAGACCCTCAGAAACGGATTGGTGGTGGTGGTTAGAGCCATATATTTCAGAAGCGACGATTCATAAATATGACCGCTTTGATTGGGTGTGGAATGTTGGCAGTTGTCTATGTTTGATTATTGCGACGTCGTTTCTCACCGCAACCATCCAAGCATTTTCGATTGTGGGTGGGTTTGATATTTTGCAACTATTTAGCACCCTGTCCCAAGCAACGGGATTGGTGTTGATTGCTGGCGGAACACTCACCGATAAAGGTCACCGCATTGTGAAACAAACTCTGCGGCGGTTTAATATCCCGAGTTATTTCCATGCGGAGGTGATTTTGGGTGGAGCAGTTCTGATGCTCATCATCTCGTTCGCGGTGAATCAATCTTTGCCAATTTTCGCGCAGCACTATTATCGGCAAGGGTTAGCGGCACAGGAGAACGGTAATCTATATGTCGCGATTCAGCATTATAAAGAGGCGATCGCCTTTAATTCTGGTAGTACAGCTCCGCATACTCGTCTGGCGCAGGTCTACCAAAATCTCGAACGGTTTGCAGAGGCAGAGAAAGAATATAAAGATGGCGTCCTAAAAGGCGATGTGGAATCCATCAATGGCCTTGGCACATTGATTTTGGCGGTATTGGCAGAGGGCGATGAAGCGTCTGAACAGGGATTATTTAGTGAGCTGCTGGATGCGGAAGTTTTATTTCGGATTGGTCTCAATAAAGTGGATCCCAACAATAAACAGTTGGAATCCCAGCTTCACACCAACCTCGGGATTACGCTCCTAAAACGAGCCGTTGCCGAGCGTGATCCAGAAAAAACGCAGGATGAACTAATTTTGGACTCTGACGCTGACCATGAAATCCTATTTGCCGATGCCCGCCACCATCTCACCAAAGCCATTGATCTAGAGAAAAACTTGATTGCAACTCAAGCAGAAAGCTTTCCCGGTCAAGGCATGGCATTTTGTTTTTTAGCTGCATTAGACGTAGCGGAAGGGCGGCCTAACGAAGGCGCACAATCGTGGCAATATTGTCAGGAAAGTGCCTATCCAGCCTCCATTGAGCAATATGAGGATGTGATGCGCCTGGGTGGTAAAGGCGTCAATATGCACCTCAATACCGAGCATCTTTTGGAGAGTGGTTTTAAACCTGACCACCACGGCTCCCATTAA